One part of the Pandoraea faecigallinarum genome encodes these proteins:
- a CDS encoding sigma-54 dependent transcriptional regulator encodes MANDTGRTLIYASRKHNDGLLSFLGEQGWQVVPAKSASDVGRILNPGITSAALIDLASGYSDREMGAFESCMQPATVGWVAATNPEQLTTTSIRRLIRDYCFDYINVPCTNDQLAHAIGHAWGMASLSEVPVITPQVGGDQEMVGTCEAMQQLFRTIRKVANTDAPVFISGESGTGKELSAVAIHERSLRAKGPFVAINCGAIPPHLMQSELFGYERGAFTGANARKIGRVESANGGTLFLDEIGDLPIESQASLLRFLQQGAIERLGGHEVIPVNVRIISATHGDLEAAVKEGRFRMDLFHRLCVLRVDEPPLRARGQDIEILAHHVLQRFKGDNHRKIRGFTQCAVQAMYEYHWPGNVRELINRVRRAIVMADSRMISAKDLDLLPWVPTLVRTLEEIRAEAERTAIEQALLRHCHRLTDVAAELGISRITLYRLMCRYGLRGDESGVPA; translated from the coding sequence ATGGCTAACGATACCGGGCGCACCCTGATTTACGCTTCCCGAAAGCACAACGACGGTTTGCTGTCGTTCCTGGGAGAGCAAGGCTGGCAAGTGGTGCCGGCCAAGAGCGCCAGCGACGTGGGTCGCATTCTCAATCCGGGGATCACCAGCGCAGCACTCATCGACCTGGCGAGCGGTTACAGCGACCGCGAGATGGGGGCGTTCGAGTCCTGCATGCAGCCAGCAACGGTAGGCTGGGTCGCTGCGACAAATCCTGAACAACTCACGACGACGTCGATCCGCCGGCTGATTCGCGACTATTGCTTCGACTACATCAATGTTCCCTGCACGAACGATCAGCTCGCACACGCGATCGGGCACGCATGGGGCATGGCATCGCTCTCGGAAGTGCCGGTCATCACGCCCCAGGTCGGCGGCGATCAGGAAATGGTCGGCACGTGCGAAGCGATGCAGCAACTCTTTCGCACCATTCGCAAAGTTGCCAATACCGATGCGCCGGTGTTCATCTCGGGCGAGTCGGGCACCGGCAAGGAACTGAGCGCGGTGGCGATCCACGAGCGATCCCTGCGCGCGAAGGGTCCGTTCGTTGCCATCAATTGCGGTGCGATTCCACCACATCTGATGCAGTCCGAACTATTCGGCTACGAACGTGGCGCATTCACGGGGGCGAACGCCCGCAAGATCGGTCGCGTCGAGTCGGCTAACGGCGGCACGCTGTTCCTCGACGAAATCGGCGATCTCCCCATCGAAAGTCAGGCGAGTCTGCTGCGCTTTCTCCAGCAAGGCGCGATCGAGCGGTTGGGCGGTCACGAAGTGATTCCGGTCAACGTGCGCATCATTTCCGCGACGCACGGCGATCTCGAAGCCGCCGTGAAGGAAGGCCGTTTCCGCATGGATCTGTTCCATCGCCTGTGTGTGCTGCGCGTGGACGAACCGCCGCTGCGCGCCCGGGGACAGGACATCGAGATTCTCGCGCACCACGTGCTGCAACGCTTCAAGGGCGACAACCATCGCAAGATCCGCGGTTTCACGCAGTGCGCGGTTCAGGCGATGTACGAATACCACTGGCCGGGCAATGTGCGGGAGCTGATCAACCGCGTACGCCGCGCCATCGTCATGGCCGACAGCCGCATGATTTCGGCCAAGGATCTCGACCTTCTGCCGTGGGTGCCGACACTGGTTCGCACGCTGGAGGAAATTCGCGCGGAGGCCGAACGAACGGCCATCGAGCAGGCGTTGCTGCGCCACTGTCACCGTCTCACGGACGTGGCCGCAGAGTTGGGTATTTCGCGCATCACGCTGTACCGCCTCATGTGCCGGTACGGATTGCGCGGTGACGAATCGGGCGTGCCGGCCTGA
- a CDS encoding C39 family peptidase encodes MNDARRAAVRIATVCALACASVAGHAQYASVNLESSIGVPAVKKMRSFKSMHYVNLVQQEYDFSCGSAALSTLLRYGYGINIPETEMIQRMMAFSNPETVIKNGFSMLDMKKFVETLGLEGRGFKVDVGALYDLKIPVIALIDVNGYQHFVVIKAAKEGRVFVSDPALGNRIIEQADFARQWNGLVLAVIGKPFLEDSPLLKGNESLASKLRDSALATGTSPTPMVDFGIIRADLF; translated from the coding sequence ATGAATGATGCGCGTCGTGCCGCAGTGAGGATCGCTACTGTTTGCGCTCTGGCGTGCGCAAGCGTGGCCGGGCACGCGCAGTATGCATCGGTGAACCTGGAGTCTTCGATCGGGGTACCGGCGGTCAAGAAGATGCGCTCGTTCAAGTCGATGCACTACGTGAATCTGGTCCAGCAGGAATACGACTTCAGTTGTGGGTCCGCAGCACTGTCGACGCTGCTGCGATATGGCTACGGGATCAACATTCCCGAGACAGAAATGATTCAGCGAATGATGGCGTTCTCCAATCCGGAAACGGTCATCAAGAACGGCTTCTCGATGCTCGACATGAAGAAATTCGTGGAGACGCTCGGACTCGAGGGGCGAGGTTTCAAAGTGGACGTCGGCGCACTTTACGACTTGAAGATTCCGGTCATCGCGCTTATCGACGTCAACGGCTATCAGCACTTTGTGGTTATCAAGGCGGCGAAGGAGGGGCGGGTATTCGTGTCCGATCCGGCGCTGGGCAACCGCATCATCGAGCAGGCCGATTTTGCCAGGCAGTGGAACGGCCTGGTGCTGGCGGTCATCGGCAAGCCGTTCCTGGAGGATTCACCGCTGCTCAAAGGAAACGAATCCCTGGCGTCCAAGCTGCGCGACAGCGCGCTGGCCACCGGGACGTCACCGACTCCGATGGTGGACTTCGGCATCATCCGGGCGGATCTGTTTTGA
- a CDS encoding helix-turn-helix transcriptional regulator yields MRVLVVGEAATWLGGLQVALQTETNVTPPVLRHVDSVATPDWVWLRELPSRRALVLDESVARTPAVHTLCAIAAECVPPVPVIVVGDAGFPDEIIRWLQAGVAACLPWPNSVARIRSVFDLAFSGGRFVPEEALSALLVLWRQEALGEALPLSRLPVFPLGGDKATQLAESALLGISQRQYEILALLSRGLSIKTICQQLVISEGTAKTHVSALYRRLGARNRGEAIYIAAQRGARHLFET; encoded by the coding sequence ATGCGTGTGCTGGTCGTAGGTGAGGCTGCCACCTGGCTGGGCGGCCTGCAAGTCGCGTTGCAAACCGAAACGAACGTGACGCCACCGGTCTTGCGGCATGTCGATAGCGTGGCGACGCCGGACTGGGTGTGGCTGCGCGAGCTGCCCTCGCGCCGTGCGCTCGTGCTCGACGAGTCCGTCGCGCGTACGCCTGCTGTACACACGTTGTGCGCGATAGCCGCCGAATGTGTGCCGCCCGTGCCTGTCATCGTGGTGGGCGATGCGGGTTTTCCCGATGAGATCATTCGCTGGTTGCAGGCTGGCGTGGCCGCGTGTCTACCGTGGCCGAATTCGGTCGCCCGCATTCGTTCGGTGTTCGACCTGGCGTTCTCGGGCGGACGCTTCGTGCCCGAAGAGGCGCTCTCGGCGCTGCTGGTGCTCTGGCGTCAGGAGGCGCTTGGCGAGGCGTTACCCCTGTCGCGCCTGCCCGTCTTCCCATTGGGTGGCGACAAGGCGACGCAACTCGCCGAATCGGCGCTGCTCGGTATTTCTCAACGGCAGTACGAAATTCTTGCGCTGCTCTCGCGAGGCCTGTCCATCAAGACGATCTGTCAGCAACTGGTAATTTCCGAAGGCACGGCCAAGACGCACGTGTCGGCGCTGTATCGCCGGCTGGGGGCGCGTAACCGCGGGGAGGCCATCTATATTGCGGCGCAGCGCGGCGCACGTCACCTGTTCGAGACCTGA